In Diorhabda sublineata isolate icDioSubl1.1 unplaced genomic scaffold, icDioSubl1.1 Dsub_194, whole genome shotgun sequence, the DNA window CTTCTTTTTACCGTCATTGCCAGGTCCCCTATTTTTTCTGTTAGGGCACCTTTCAACTTTTCCGCTGCCCCCTGGCCTTTGAGTTTAACTAGGAGGTCTCCCCCCCCGGTTTTCTTTACCGCCTCTACCTTGATTCCTAATTCATCAACTTTAATGTTGGATTTCATGTTCCTTAATACCTCCGTGTACTTAAGGGAGCCGGTTTTAATGAAGAGTGATTCTCCCCCCGTATCCCCATTATTTTTTACTGTTTCCCcaattttagatataattttatatttgatatctTTCTTACTGTTTAcgaattctattatttttctgatCAGTATTTTATCCAGTCCCTCCCCTATCACTATGACCACTTCCTTTTCGGCCCCACTGTTTATTTCCTCCGATATTTGTTgacagatattaaatgtttccAACCTTCCCTCTTCTTCGTCACTTACCTTTGCAATATGATTATACcatcttatttcattttttttcgttttaattttattttcgatgGATTCCCACTCCCCCTTACCCAGTTCTTCCCATACCGACCAGATTTCTTCTTTCGTTTTTCTTATTATGTCCGCCGTTTCTCCGTTGTTACCCAGTTTTCCTAGAATTACGCACGTTTCCCTCCGTTTCAGCGCTTCTATTACGCTACTCTCGTGCCATACTGTCTTAGAGTATACTTCTTCCTCCCATTCCTCTTTTGCCAGACTGGCCCATTCCTCGAATTTTCCCTCTGCTTTAGATAATGCTTCCTTTAGTTTctctgttctttttttttccttattttttcttcttcttctttgcaTTCCTTGCATTTTGATGTAGCTTTATCCTCAATTAATTCCTTgagttcttttattttttctattacgtTTTTCTCCGTcgtcatattttcaatttcaatcaatttttctattaaccTTTCCTCCCATATCTCCCTGTCCCCCTCCCTTTCCTTTTCCTCTTCCTTcttctctttttcttctttttttttctttctttgtttcGCTTTCTTCAATCTTACTTTCTTCCCTTACccttttttttttgctttttttccCTTTCACCTCctcaaacataatttttctcaGTATGTCCCCTTCGCTGGTATCTGTGGTGGACGTGtcctctttttcttcttcttcttcttcttcttctttttttccttcttcAATTATGGTTGATTGTGTTATCAGGTCCCTACTCTTGTTcacttttttattcttcttttgcCTAAGTATCAACTCTTCTTCGAATTTCCGCCTTTCCTCTTCCTCCTCCTCCTTCCTTCTTACCTCTTCTTCTACTGTTCTCCTCTCCTCTACCTTATATcctagtttttgtttttgtttttgtgattCCATATGATTCCCACGAGTTGGGTCGAAAGAGTGTCCGGCGGGGCAGTGCGCCCTTACCCCGCTAAGGCTAAAATACTCTGGGGAGGTCGCCAGGTATCCCCAGAGGCACACGTTTGAGACTGACTCCGCGCAGCCATTCATCCCGTAGCCACGGTAGCTCACAACGTAGGATTACGGATTCTTTTCTCGAGGTTTACTCCTCTATGTCTTTTTGGTCCGCGGGCAATTATTGGGGAACGCATTTGT includes these proteins:
- the LOC130452132 gene encoding uncharacterized protein LOC130452132, yielding MNGCAESVSNVCLWGYLATSPEYFSLSGVRAHCPAGHSFDPTRGNHMESQKQKQKLGYKVEERRTVEEEVRRKEEEEEERRKFEEELILRQKKNKKVNKSRDLITQSTIIEEGKKEEEEEEEEKEDTSTTDTSEGDILRKIMFEEVKGKKSKKKRVREESKIEESETKKEKKRRKREEGRGKGKGGGQGDMGGKVNRKID